In Clarias gariepinus isolate MV-2021 ecotype Netherlands chromosome 9, CGAR_prim_01v2, whole genome shotgun sequence, a single window of DNA contains:
- the LOC128530125 gene encoding sodium- and chloride-dependent creatine transporter 1-like isoform X2 → MWCSIYIYIQRKDSGDFTPLRMDQRILSTDCLATDCIVAEKKCNFNPNGNHQANNGDLMSTNGEGKTERETWTRHMDFIMSCVGFAVGLGNVWRFPYLCYKNGGGVFFIPYILFIFLGGIPVFFLEIALGQFMKAGSITVWNIAPLFKATLPWSTCTNYWNTENCIETFRHDACKNSTLSTNYTFMNKTCEELENATSPIIEFWENKVLQLTDGLDSPGQINWEVTLCLMAVWIMVYFCIWKGVKLTGKIVYVTAIFPYIILFILMVRGVTLPGAYDGIIYYLKPEWSKIQDAQVWIDAGTQVFFSYAIGLGALTALGSYNQFNSNCYRDSFVLALINSGTSFIAGFVVFSTLGFMAAEQGVDISKVAESGPGLAFIAYPKAVSMMPVSPLWATLFFLMLLMLGLDSQFVGVEGFVTGMLDLLPSKFNKREIAVAICCTVNFLIGLSMVTQGGMYVFQLFDYYSASGVTLLWQAFWECVVVAWVYGADKFMDDIARMIGYRPFPWMKWCLSFLTPCVCMGIFVFHLVNYKPLSYKNVYVYPWWGEMIGWLLALSSMLCIPISVIYKLIMAKGSFKERWENLTKSIWARHHLECMAPNTNIRNPSPQSSDTSDSMDNVNDTAL, encoded by the exons ATGTGGTgtagtatttacatttacattcaaagGAAGGATTCAGGAGATTTCACACCCCTGAG aaTGGACCAGAGAATACTCAGCACAGACTGCTTGGCTACGGACTGCATAGTGGCTGAGAAGAAATGCAATTTTAATCCCAATGGGAACCACCAGGCCAACAACGGTGATCTGATGAGCACAAACGGAGAGgggaagacagagagagagacatggaccAGGCATATGGACTTCATCATGTCCTGTGTGGGCTTTGCGGTTGGTCTGGGGAATGTGTGGCGTTTCCCTTACCTCTGCTACAAAAATGGTGGAG GAGTCTTTTTCATtccatacattttgtttatattcctCGGTGGAATTCCTGTCTTCTTCCTGGAAATTGCTCTGGGCCAGTTCATGAAGGCTGGAAGCATCACTGTGTGGAACATTGCTCCACTCTTCAAAG CCACACTGCCCTGGTCCACCTGCACAAACTACTGGAACACAGAGAACTGCATCGAGACCTTCCGCCATGACGCCTGCAAGAACAGCACCCTCAGCACCAACTATACCTTCATGAACAAGACCTGTGAGGAGTTAGAGAACGCCACATCTCCTATCATTGAGTTCTGGGA GAATAAGGTGCTACAGCTTACTGATGGCCTGGACAGTCCAGGACAGATCAACTGGGAGGTGACTTTGTGTCTGATGGCAGTCTGGATAATGGTTTACTTCTGCATATGGAAGGGAGTAAAGTTAACAGGAAAG ATTGTGTATGTCACTGCCATATTCCCCTACATTATCCTGTTCATTCTCATGGTGAGAGGTGTGACCCTTCCTGGGGCTTATGATGGTATCATATACTATCTCAAGCCTGAATGGTCAAAGATTCAAGATGCACAG GTCTGGATTGATGCCGGCACTCAAGTGTTCTTTTCTTATGCCATCGGACTTGGAGCCCTGACTGCTCTTGGCAGTTATAACCAATTTAACAGCAACTGCTACAG GGATTCATTTGTATTGGCCCTAATAAACAGCGGCACCAGTTTCATCGCCGGCTTTGTGGTTTTCTCCACTCTGGGCTTCATGGCTGCTGAGCAGGGTGTGGACATCTCAAAAGTGGCAGAGTCAG GGCCGGGCCTGGCGTTCATCGCGTACCCCAAAGCCGTGTCGATGATGCCTGTGTCACCACTCTGGGCCACACTCTTCTTCTTAATGCTGCTGATGCTGGGGCTAGACAGTCAG TTTGTCGGAGTGGAAGGCTTTGTAACTGGCATGCTGGATCTGCTCCCTTCAAAGTTTAACAAGCGAGAAATCGCTGTGGCGATCTGCTGCACAGTAAATTTTCTAATAGGACTCTCCATGGTTACacag ggagggATGTACGTCTTCCAGCTTTTTGACTATTATTCAGCCAGTGGAGTGACCCTGTTGTGGCAGGCTTTCTGGGAATGTGTGGTTGTCGCCTGGGTTTATG GTGCTGATAAGTTTATGGATGACATTGCCCGCATGATCGGGTATCGGCCTTTCCCTTGGATGAAGTGGTGCTTGTCATTTCTTACTCCATGTGTTTGCATG GGAATATTCGTGTTCCACCTGGTGAACTATAAGCCTCTTTCCTacaaaaatgtgtatgtgtacccTTGGTGGGGAGAGATGATCGGATGGTTGCTGGCTCTCTCCTCTATGCTCTGCATCCCCATTAGTGTCATCTACAAGCTCATCATGGCCAAAGGATCCTTCAAAGAG CGCTGGGAAAATCTGACCAAATCTATATGGGCGCGGCATCATTTGGAGTGCATGGCACCCAACACTAACATCAGAAACCCATCACCACAGTCCTCAGACACCTCAGACAGCATGGACAACGTCAATGACACCGCCCTGTAA
- the LOC128530125 gene encoding sodium- and chloride-dependent creatine transporter 1-like isoform X1, which yields MWCSIYIYIQRKDSGDFTPLRMDQRILSTDCLATDCIVAEKKCNFNPNGNHQANNGDLMSTNGEGKTERETWTRHMDFIMSCVGFAVGLGNVWRFPYLCYKNGGGVFFIPYILFIFLGGIPVFFLEIALGQFMKAGSITVWNIAPLFKGLGYASMVIVFFCNTYYIMVLAWGLYYLIKSLTATLPWSTCTNYWNTENCIETFRHDACKNSTLSTNYTFMNKTCEELENATSPIIEFWENKVLQLTDGLDSPGQINWEVTLCLMAVWIMVYFCIWKGVKLTGKIVYVTAIFPYIILFILMVRGVTLPGAYDGIIYYLKPEWSKIQDAQVWIDAGTQVFFSYAIGLGALTALGSYNQFNSNCYRDSFVLALINSGTSFIAGFVVFSTLGFMAAEQGVDISKVAESGPGLAFIAYPKAVSMMPVSPLWATLFFLMLLMLGLDSQFVGVEGFVTGMLDLLPSKFNKREIAVAICCTVNFLIGLSMVTQGGMYVFQLFDYYSASGVTLLWQAFWECVVVAWVYGADKFMDDIARMIGYRPFPWMKWCLSFLTPCVCMGIFVFHLVNYKPLSYKNVYVYPWWGEMIGWLLALSSMLCIPISVIYKLIMAKGSFKERWENLTKSIWARHHLECMAPNTNIRNPSPQSSDTSDSMDNVNDTAL from the exons ATGTGGTgtagtatttacatttacattcaaagGAAGGATTCAGGAGATTTCACACCCCTGAG aaTGGACCAGAGAATACTCAGCACAGACTGCTTGGCTACGGACTGCATAGTGGCTGAGAAGAAATGCAATTTTAATCCCAATGGGAACCACCAGGCCAACAACGGTGATCTGATGAGCACAAACGGAGAGgggaagacagagagagagacatggaccAGGCATATGGACTTCATCATGTCCTGTGTGGGCTTTGCGGTTGGTCTGGGGAATGTGTGGCGTTTCCCTTACCTCTGCTACAAAAATGGTGGAG GAGTCTTTTTCATtccatacattttgtttatattcctCGGTGGAATTCCTGTCTTCTTCCTGGAAATTGCTCTGGGCCAGTTCATGAAGGCTGGAAGCATCACTGTGTGGAACATTGCTCCACTCTTCAAAG GACTCGGATATGCTTCCATGGTTATAGTGTTCTTCTGCAACACATACTACATCATGGTCCTGGCTTGGGGTTTATATTACCTCATCAAATCCTTAACAGCCACACTGCCCTGGTCCACCTGCACAAACTACTGGAACACAGAGAACTGCATCGAGACCTTCCGCCATGACGCCTGCAAGAACAGCACCCTCAGCACCAACTATACCTTCATGAACAAGACCTGTGAGGAGTTAGAGAACGCCACATCTCCTATCATTGAGTTCTGGGA GAATAAGGTGCTACAGCTTACTGATGGCCTGGACAGTCCAGGACAGATCAACTGGGAGGTGACTTTGTGTCTGATGGCAGTCTGGATAATGGTTTACTTCTGCATATGGAAGGGAGTAAAGTTAACAGGAAAG ATTGTGTATGTCACTGCCATATTCCCCTACATTATCCTGTTCATTCTCATGGTGAGAGGTGTGACCCTTCCTGGGGCTTATGATGGTATCATATACTATCTCAAGCCTGAATGGTCAAAGATTCAAGATGCACAG GTCTGGATTGATGCCGGCACTCAAGTGTTCTTTTCTTATGCCATCGGACTTGGAGCCCTGACTGCTCTTGGCAGTTATAACCAATTTAACAGCAACTGCTACAG GGATTCATTTGTATTGGCCCTAATAAACAGCGGCACCAGTTTCATCGCCGGCTTTGTGGTTTTCTCCACTCTGGGCTTCATGGCTGCTGAGCAGGGTGTGGACATCTCAAAAGTGGCAGAGTCAG GGCCGGGCCTGGCGTTCATCGCGTACCCCAAAGCCGTGTCGATGATGCCTGTGTCACCACTCTGGGCCACACTCTTCTTCTTAATGCTGCTGATGCTGGGGCTAGACAGTCAG TTTGTCGGAGTGGAAGGCTTTGTAACTGGCATGCTGGATCTGCTCCCTTCAAAGTTTAACAAGCGAGAAATCGCTGTGGCGATCTGCTGCACAGTAAATTTTCTAATAGGACTCTCCATGGTTACacag ggagggATGTACGTCTTCCAGCTTTTTGACTATTATTCAGCCAGTGGAGTGACCCTGTTGTGGCAGGCTTTCTGGGAATGTGTGGTTGTCGCCTGGGTTTATG GTGCTGATAAGTTTATGGATGACATTGCCCGCATGATCGGGTATCGGCCTTTCCCTTGGATGAAGTGGTGCTTGTCATTTCTTACTCCATGTGTTTGCATG GGAATATTCGTGTTCCACCTGGTGAACTATAAGCCTCTTTCCTacaaaaatgtgtatgtgtacccTTGGTGGGGAGAGATGATCGGATGGTTGCTGGCTCTCTCCTCTATGCTCTGCATCCCCATTAGTGTCATCTACAAGCTCATCATGGCCAAAGGATCCTTCAAAGAG CGCTGGGAAAATCTGACCAAATCTATATGGGCGCGGCATCATTTGGAGTGCATGGCACCCAACACTAACATCAGAAACCCATCACCACAGTCCTCAGACACCTCAGACAGCATGGACAACGTCAATGACACCGCCCTGTAA
- the LOC128530125 gene encoding sodium- and chloride-dependent creatine transporter 1-like isoform X3, giving the protein MWCSIYIYIQRKDSGDFTPLRMDQRILSTDCLATDCIVAEKKCNFNPNGNHQANNGDLMSTNGEGKTERETWTRHMDFIMSCVGFAVGLGNVWRFPYLCYKNGGGVFFIPYILFIFLGGIPVFFLEIALGQFMKAGSITVWNIAPLFKGLGYASMVIVFFCNTYYIMVLAWGLYYLIKSLTATLPWSTCTNYWNTENCIETFRHDACKNSTLSTNYTFMNKTCEELENATSPIIEFWENKVLQLTDGLDSPGQINWEVTLCLMAVWIMVYFCIWKGVKLTGKIVYVTAIFPYIILFILMVRGVTLPGAYDGIIYYLKPEWSKIQDAQVWIDAGTQVFFSYAIGLGALTALGSYNQFNSNCYRDSFVLALINSGTSFIAGFVVFSTLGFMAAEQGVDISKVAESGPGLAFIAYPKAVSMMPVSPLWATLFFLMLLMLGLDSQFVGVEGFVTGMLDLLPSKFNKREIAVAICCTVNFLIGLSMVTQGGMYVFQLFDYYSASGVTLLWQAFWECVVVAWVYGNIRVPPGEL; this is encoded by the exons ATGTGGTgtagtatttacatttacattcaaagGAAGGATTCAGGAGATTTCACACCCCTGAG aaTGGACCAGAGAATACTCAGCACAGACTGCTTGGCTACGGACTGCATAGTGGCTGAGAAGAAATGCAATTTTAATCCCAATGGGAACCACCAGGCCAACAACGGTGATCTGATGAGCACAAACGGAGAGgggaagacagagagagagacatggaccAGGCATATGGACTTCATCATGTCCTGTGTGGGCTTTGCGGTTGGTCTGGGGAATGTGTGGCGTTTCCCTTACCTCTGCTACAAAAATGGTGGAG GAGTCTTTTTCATtccatacattttgtttatattcctCGGTGGAATTCCTGTCTTCTTCCTGGAAATTGCTCTGGGCCAGTTCATGAAGGCTGGAAGCATCACTGTGTGGAACATTGCTCCACTCTTCAAAG GACTCGGATATGCTTCCATGGTTATAGTGTTCTTCTGCAACACATACTACATCATGGTCCTGGCTTGGGGTTTATATTACCTCATCAAATCCTTAACAGCCACACTGCCCTGGTCCACCTGCACAAACTACTGGAACACAGAGAACTGCATCGAGACCTTCCGCCATGACGCCTGCAAGAACAGCACCCTCAGCACCAACTATACCTTCATGAACAAGACCTGTGAGGAGTTAGAGAACGCCACATCTCCTATCATTGAGTTCTGGGA GAATAAGGTGCTACAGCTTACTGATGGCCTGGACAGTCCAGGACAGATCAACTGGGAGGTGACTTTGTGTCTGATGGCAGTCTGGATAATGGTTTACTTCTGCATATGGAAGGGAGTAAAGTTAACAGGAAAG ATTGTGTATGTCACTGCCATATTCCCCTACATTATCCTGTTCATTCTCATGGTGAGAGGTGTGACCCTTCCTGGGGCTTATGATGGTATCATATACTATCTCAAGCCTGAATGGTCAAAGATTCAAGATGCACAG GTCTGGATTGATGCCGGCACTCAAGTGTTCTTTTCTTATGCCATCGGACTTGGAGCCCTGACTGCTCTTGGCAGTTATAACCAATTTAACAGCAACTGCTACAG GGATTCATTTGTATTGGCCCTAATAAACAGCGGCACCAGTTTCATCGCCGGCTTTGTGGTTTTCTCCACTCTGGGCTTCATGGCTGCTGAGCAGGGTGTGGACATCTCAAAAGTGGCAGAGTCAG GGCCGGGCCTGGCGTTCATCGCGTACCCCAAAGCCGTGTCGATGATGCCTGTGTCACCACTCTGGGCCACACTCTTCTTCTTAATGCTGCTGATGCTGGGGCTAGACAGTCAG TTTGTCGGAGTGGAAGGCTTTGTAACTGGCATGCTGGATCTGCTCCCTTCAAAGTTTAACAAGCGAGAAATCGCTGTGGCGATCTGCTGCACAGTAAATTTTCTAATAGGACTCTCCATGGTTACacag ggagggATGTACGTCTTCCAGCTTTTTGACTATTATTCAGCCAGTGGAGTGACCCTGTTGTGGCAGGCTTTCTGGGAATGTGTGGTTGTCGCCTGGGTTTATG GGAATATTCGTGTTCCACCTGGTGAACTATAA